From the Actinomyces sp. zg-332 genome, the window CGAAGACATAACTGAAAATGAGCTTGCAAAAATCGCATATCTTGCTGAACAAGGCTCAAAACACCCTATTAGTGAAGCAATTACAAGTTATGTTGAAAGAAACAATATATTCAAAAATAGTGAAGAAAAAACAAAAAATGTAAGTAATCACATCAACTACGCTGGTTGTGGTGTTGAAGTAACTATAGATAACTTACGTGTACATATAGGTAAAACTAAATGGATTAAAAATCTTGGATACGAGTTGCCTGAATACTTGCTCAGAATAGTCGCTCAGGCTCAATACACTGGTTCAATAGTTATACTTGTGGGTGGATACGATATTAACGAACCGTTTGATACAAGGGTATTAAAACTATTTGGCATAATAACTTTCACAGATAATATAAAAGAAAATGCTAAAAAAACAATACAATACTTGGAATCAGAAAAAATAGAATCATTATTAGCAACTGGTGACAATGAAAGAAACGCAATATACATATCTAACCGCATTGGAATTGAGGAAAAAAATATCTATTCTGAACTAATGCCACTAGATAAGAAAAAGATTATACAAACTCTGCAAGAAAAAAATAAGTATGTAGCAATGGTTGGTGACGGCATAAATGACGCTGCAGCCTTATCTCAAGCTAGTATACAAGGGGCAAGTTTTTCTTTTGCTCACGGTAGCGATTTAGCAGTCTATGCAAGTGATATAACTCTGCTAAACAGCGACATAGAGTTGATTTCTAAAACATTCAAAATTGCTAAAAAAACAATGAAAATTATAAAACAAAATTTATTATGGGCATTTGCTTATAACATTGTAGCTATTCCAGTAGCAGCTTTTGGATTAATAAACCCAAGTGTAGCTTCTATAGCAATGGTTACCTCTTCAATAATAGTTGTGACAAACTCTTTACGATTGCAAAATGTAAAATAAGTCATAACTTTTACATAAATCTTAGGTTATAGTTATATGTGAATATATAGATGCTAAGACGTTAGGAAAGAACTTGTTTACTGCTACCTCTTCATTCTCATCAATATGGGAGTATCTAACAAATCCTGAAGCTTTACTGCTCGCCATGGGACCATGGGTGCTAGTTGCAGTATCTCTAATTGTATTTATAGAATCTGGAGTGTTATTCCCAGTTCTTCCCGGAGACTCACTAATATTCACTGCCGGATTATTACACATACAACTAGGAATAGGTTTACCAACATTAATCGTATCAATAACAGTATGTGCTTTACTAGGTAATATTGTAGGTTACATACTAGGTAAAAAATACGGCAGACGCTTTTTCAAGGATGACGCACGCTTCCTTAAAACTGAGTATTTGGGTCAAGCAGAACAATTTTTTATAAAATACGGTGGACGTTCACTAGTCTTAGCTCGTTTTGTTCCTTTTGTCCGCACTTTTATTCCTATAGCAGCAGGAATAGCAAACTACAACATTAAAAACTTTACTAAATGGAACCTAGTAGGAGCATTACTCTGGGGTGCTGGATTAACTTATTTAGGTTCTTTACTAGGTAATATCTCTTTTGTAAGACAAAATATAGAAATATTAGCAATAATAATCGTGTTTGTTTCGATAATCCCAATGATTGTTGAGATTGTTATAAATAAGAGAAAATCAAAGAAAAACTCTGACATTATAAATCAAGATATTCAAAACTAAAACGACACTAAAGCAGCAAGTGTGAACAAATAACCGAAAGAAGCATATAAGCTAAGGGGAATCGTATAATTTACAATTCCCCTTAGAATTTACTAACACATACTCCATGCAATAAATAGTTGTTTCAATAAGAATGTACTTTAATAAAAGTGTTATAACACCTAAATCTCACATAAATTCTTATAAAGTGAAATTTCAGATAAATGATTTTAAAGAATTATACTTACCTAAAGAAACTCAATTAAATATCCTTAATGTTTCACGTGAAACAACCGACTGTTTGAAAGAATAACTACCGTAAATTCCATAAATGTTAGCGTTTCTTCATAAGCTCACGAACAAGTAGGGCAAGAACTATCGGCAATATTATTATGACCAGAACAAAAATCCAGTTCGGTATTACTGAGCCAACAAAAGCAGCTGATGACTCTATATCTCCATAAGAACTTGCGTCAATTCCAGTTATGTTAAAGCTAGGTATAAATAGAAATAACAAACCTAATATTATAAAAATACCACCTGAAATAATATTACCAACTGTAGTATTTCTACCAAATAGTTTTACAGGCTTAGGCTGTAATAATTTGCGTTCATTAATCCTTAGAACATCCCAGAATAATGCCATTAGGGCAACAGGAGTGACCATTCCAAAGCCATAAATCAACATCATAACAATCCCGGTAACAACACTGCCTGTTATAATCGCTGATCCTAAAACTGCTCCTAAAATAGGTCCTGAGCATCCTCCACCTATAACGGCGTATCCAAAACCTAGTAGAAAAACACCAAATACTGAAGATGAATTTTTGTTTTTAGCACTTATTTTAGCTGACAATCCAAGCTTAGGTAGAGGGACCTTGATAGAAAATACTTGCATGAAACCTATAAGGATAATCAATGCTGCAACTACCATGGATATAGTAGGAAAATATATTTTAAACAACCCACCAAGCTCTCCAGCCAAAGCCCCTAAAGGAACTAACCCTGATATTAAACCTAAATAGAATACTAGCGTTCGTGATAGTAGCTGCTTTGAAGAATTAAAAGCATAAGCAAAAAATGCTGGCAAAAGCATCGCTGAGCAAGGAGCCAACAAAGTCAACAAGCCACCAACGTATGCTATAGCAAAATTTATCTCAAACATTTACTTCAAAACCTTTTTAAGCTGATCGACAAGAGTAGCAGCAACGTATTCTTTAGGTACAGCACCATTTAAAAACGCTTTACCAACAACTGTTGCAGGAGTCCCATTAATTCCCCAAGAGGAGTATTTTAAAACATTTTCATCTAACTCTTTGTAAATAGCAGGATCGTTAATTACTTTGGTAAATTCCTCGATATTTTCCACTCCTGCTTCTTTAGCAAGACTAATCACAGAATCCTTATTATAAGACTGATGACCTGATGTTGTAGCCTTTGAAAAAGCAAGATTCATGTATTCACGGAATTTACCTTGTTTTCCAGCGGCAATGGCACCAGCAGCCGCTACATCTGAGCCATCAGCTTTAAAAACAGCAAAAGGCATATATTTGATACGCACTTTACCAGCATCAACTAATTTATTGACTATATCATATGACTCTTGGTGAAATTTCGCACACATAGGGCAAGAAAAATCACTAAATTCTACTACGGTCAGTGGTGCATTAATATCACCATAAGCAGTTGGATAGCTTTCGTCATATTGACTTATTTCTTGAAGAAATTTAAGAGTTTTTTCATCTTTTATATCTTCAGCTGCTTTACTAGGGTCATCTACTTTTATACCAAAAGTCTCTTCAGATTTTTTAGACTCAGATTTCTTACTAACACTACTCGAAGTTTTTTGTTTCGGATTTGCGTCTTCGCTTGAAAATGCCCAGATCGAAATAAAATACCCCGCTACTGCACTAACTATTACTAAAATCAAAAACACTAAAGCTGCAACTTTCTTGTTTGACTCTGGCTCGTACATTTTCACCTCTTCGTTTGTAAGTGTACGTTTTTATTTTGTGTACATTTATTAAAATAAAAATAAATAAAAGATTCTTTTTCTGAACAGCTATATGTATGTTTTTATTCCCTAATTAATAAAAATAAACAGCATGTTATTCTTTTATTGATAACATATTTATCAAATTATTTTCTAAACTTATAAACTAGCTCAATCTGAATTCAAATATTACTGATTTTATACCCTCTGCAAAATTCATTATTTTTTCTCATAAATAATTCACTATTTCGTATTATGCATATTTTATTCAACAAATAGTAAATATGAACTATCCAGAATTTTGCTTTTACCCTCAAGTTTTATAATAACTAAATTGCGAAATTTAGAAAATTATTTTAGAACAAGTATTAAAATTTCAACATTAAAAACAAATGACACCAAATTCAAAAAGTAAAGAATTTGATGCCATTTGAGTAAAATCTATTAAGCAGATACTACCTGAATCTTC encodes:
- a CDS encoding cytochrome c biogenesis CcdA family protein gives rise to the protein MFEINFAIAYVGGLLTLLAPCSAMLLPAFFAYAFNSSKQLLSRTLVFYLGLISGLVPLGALAGELGGLFKIYFPTISMVVAALIILIGFMQVFSIKVPLPKLGLSAKISAKNKNSSSVFGVFLLGFGYAVIGGGCSGPILGAVLGSAIITGSVVTGIVMMLIYGFGMVTPVALMALFWDVLRINERKLLQPKPVKLFGRNTTVGNIISGGIFIILGLLFLFIPSFNITGIDASSYGDIESSAAFVGSVIPNWIFVLVIIILPIVLALLVRELMKKR
- a CDS encoding DsbA family protein — protein: MYEPESNKKVAALVFLILVIVSAVAGYFISIWAFSSEDANPKQKTSSSVSKKSESKKSEETFGIKVDDPSKAAEDIKDEKTLKFLQEISQYDESYPTAYGDINAPLTVVEFSDFSCPMCAKFHQESYDIVNKLVDAGKVRIKYMPFAVFKADGSDVAAAGAIAAGKQGKFREYMNLAFSKATTSGHQSYNKDSVISLAKEAGVENIEEFTKVINDPAIYKELDENVLKYSSWGINGTPATVVGKAFLNGAVPKEYVAATLVDQLKKVLK
- a CDS encoding DedA family protein translates to MFTATSSFSSIWEYLTNPEALLLAMGPWVLVAVSLIVFIESGVLFPVLPGDSLIFTAGLLHIQLGIGLPTLIVSITVCALLGNIVGYILGKKYGRRFFKDDARFLKTEYLGQAEQFFIKYGGRSLVLARFVPFVRTFIPIAAGIANYNIKNFTKWNLVGALLWGAGLTYLGSLLGNISFVRQNIEILAIIIVFVSIIPMIVEIVINKRKSKKNSDIINQDIQN